In a genomic window of Alcanivorax sp.:
- the yegS gene encoding lipid kinase YegS: MTTRSLLVLHGKQAANEEVRHAVMDWRDKGHELEVRVTWEAGDAERCVREALDLGFDTLIAGGGDGSVRDIVHAMMASDRDNLSLAILPLGTANDFATAAGIPDTTPEALSLLESPAKPSDVIRVNDHYFLNMATGGFGTEVTTQTSEDLKSMLGGAAYLLTGLTRFSEIQAAEGFFSNGEFEWQGEFLALGLGNGRQAGGGQRLCPDALVNDGLLDVAILPAQMDLLAGVKELFDSEARQAPDQEGLFVRSRVSSLSIKTPSPMNLNLDGEPIQSTKFDIAVVPDRLRLHLPSDSPLLG; the protein is encoded by the coding sequence GTGACGACAAGAAGTCTGCTCGTTCTGCATGGCAAACAGGCTGCCAATGAAGAAGTTCGCCATGCAGTGATGGACTGGCGAGACAAAGGTCACGAACTTGAAGTGCGCGTCACCTGGGAAGCCGGCGATGCGGAACGTTGTGTACGTGAAGCCCTCGACCTCGGCTTTGACACCTTGATTGCCGGTGGTGGCGATGGCTCGGTGAGGGATATTGTCCATGCCATGATGGCCAGTGACAGGGATAACCTGTCACTGGCTATTCTGCCTCTGGGTACCGCTAACGATTTTGCGACCGCAGCCGGCATCCCTGACACGACCCCTGAGGCACTCAGTCTGCTGGAATCCCCCGCCAAACCCAGCGATGTGATTAGAGTTAATGATCACTACTTCCTGAATATGGCCACCGGCGGCTTCGGAACAGAAGTGACCACACAGACATCCGAAGACTTGAAAAGCATGTTGGGTGGCGCAGCTTACCTTCTCACCGGATTGACCCGCTTTTCTGAAATTCAGGCGGCCGAAGGCTTTTTCAGTAACGGAGAATTCGAATGGCAAGGCGAGTTCCTTGCCCTTGGTCTGGGCAATGGCCGCCAGGCAGGGGGCGGGCAGCGTCTTTGCCCGGATGCTTTGGTCAATGATGGCTTGCTGGATGTGGCCATCCTGCCAGCCCAGATGGATCTGCTAGCGGGCGTCAAGGAGCTGTTTGACAGTGAGGCGCGCCAGGCCCCTGATCAGGAAGGCCTGTTCGTGCGCTCACGCGTTTCTTCCCTCAGCATCAAAACCCCTAGCCCCATGAATCTGAACCTGGACGGGGAACCCATACAGAGCACCAAGTTCGACATTGCCGTGGTCCCCGACCGCCTCAGGCTCCACCTTCCCAGTGACAGCCCTTTACTGGGTTGA
- a CDS encoding leucyl aminopeptidase, whose product MDFAVSNRPLDKFKADALILVLGKNGDLPETLPESTRDQLTRFIKAGDFDGSKGQMSWLHQPEGLSAARVLLVGRGDKPLSDIQWQDLLRSTVKTVSKAPVKHALWLFDADLSQSLEWQAREGTRVAEESTYRFDQYRSKPAPGSKLAKWTFWHAEKDAALSKASKIGKGVASGVNLARDLGNLPPNDCYPEYLSGVARDLGKQYDKLTVKVISQAQAEKMGMGAFVAVAKGSERQGQIIVMEYKGAKPTKQGPVALVGKGITFDTGGISLKPGANMDEMKYDMGGASSVFGSVKTVCELDLPIHLVAVIAAAENMPDGRASRPGDIVKTLSGQTVEILNTDAEGRLVLCDALTYVQQKHKPHTVIDVATLTGACVVALGAHAQAVYSNDDDLSQALLAAGQQTGDRGWPMPLWDEYQSQLDSPFADMQNIGGPKAGSITAACFLSRFAKDVKWAHLDIAGTAWISGGMSKGATGRPVPMLTRYLMDQC is encoded by the coding sequence ATGGACTTCGCAGTAAGCAACAGGCCCCTGGACAAATTCAAAGCCGACGCGCTGATTCTGGTGCTGGGCAAGAACGGCGATCTCCCCGAGACGCTGCCGGAGAGCACCCGCGACCAGCTTACCCGTTTCATCAAGGCCGGCGATTTTGACGGCAGCAAGGGCCAGATGAGCTGGCTGCATCAACCGGAAGGCCTGAGCGCCGCACGAGTGCTGCTGGTCGGCAGGGGCGACAAGCCACTTTCCGACATCCAGTGGCAGGACCTGCTTCGCAGCACCGTGAAAACGGTCAGCAAGGCACCGGTCAAACACGCACTCTGGCTGTTCGATGCCGACCTGTCACAGAGCCTGGAATGGCAGGCGCGGGAAGGCACCCGAGTGGCGGAAGAAAGCACCTACCGTTTCGACCAGTACCGCAGCAAACCGGCTCCGGGCAGCAAACTGGCCAAGTGGACCTTCTGGCATGCGGAAAAGGATGCCGCCCTGAGCAAGGCCAGCAAAATCGGCAAGGGCGTGGCCAGCGGCGTCAACCTGGCCCGCGACCTGGGCAACCTGCCCCCCAACGACTGCTACCCGGAATACCTGAGCGGCGTGGCCCGCGACCTGGGCAAGCAATACGACAAACTCACCGTGAAGGTGATCAGCCAGGCCCAGGCTGAAAAGATGGGCATGGGAGCCTTCGTTGCCGTGGCCAAGGGCTCCGAACGCCAAGGCCAGATCATCGTCATGGAATACAAGGGAGCCAAACCCACCAAGCAAGGGCCTGTGGCCCTGGTCGGCAAGGGCATCACCTTTGATACCGGCGGCATTTCCCTGAAGCCCGGCGCCAACATGGACGAGATGAAATACGACATGGGCGGCGCCTCCAGCGTGTTCGGCAGCGTCAAGACGGTATGCGAGCTCGACCTGCCCATCCATCTGGTGGCCGTGATTGCAGCAGCGGAAAACATGCCCGACGGGCGTGCGTCCCGCCCCGGCGATATCGTCAAGACCCTGTCCGGGCAGACCGTGGAAATCCTCAACACCGACGCCGAAGGCCGGCTGGTGCTGTGCGACGCTCTCACCTATGTGCAGCAGAAGCACAAGCCGCACACCGTTATCGACGTGGCCACCCTCACCGGTGCCTGCGTGGTTGCCCTGGGCGCCCACGCCCAGGCGGTATACAGCAACGACGATGACCTCAGTCAGGCTTTGCTGGCCGCCGGCCAGCAAACCGGCGACCGCGGCTGGCCCATGCCTCTGTGGGACGAGTACCAGAGCCAGCTGGACAGCCCCTTCGCCGACATGCAGAACATCGGTGGCCCCAAAGCTGGCTCCATCACTGCGGCCTGCTTCCTGTCCCGCTTTGCCAAAGACGTGAAATGGGCCCATCTGGATATCGCTGGCACCGCCTGGATCAGCGGCGGCATGAGCAAAGGCGCCACCGGCCGGCCGGTACCCATGCTGACCCGCTACCTGATGGACCAGTGCTGA
- a CDS encoding DUF4382 domain-containing protein yields the protein MQRTLFILATGTLLAACGGSSSDNPSQPQTGDVQLSMTDAPADDLTRVQLTLNAVALKPAEGGMIRRDLDEPLVIEDLLALQGAESTVIMPTTTVPAGRYNWIRLYVQSGDGNTYVIDDNGGEFPLYVPGQQNNQDRERHVQLVSGFVVPVDGEVNFTLDVDLRRAITKPANKDYYLLRPAIRIVDNSTVGIIEGTVSDALINDEACTSVMEGDTLEGNAVYLFTGNDAVTGDVFVDDQGNPADSDNPVTTATVTYNPDSDSYEYQIGFVPEGDYTVAFTCQALDDMPDSDDDLTFSAQRNVNVTAEQTEVADLPEEEVITTP from the coding sequence ATGCAGCGCACACTCTTTATCCTGGCTACCGGCACCCTCCTAGCTGCCTGCGGCGGCTCCAGCAGCGACAACCCCTCACAGCCGCAAACTGGTGATGTTCAGCTATCAATGACGGACGCGCCCGCAGACGATCTCACCCGGGTGCAGCTCACCCTGAATGCGGTTGCACTCAAGCCAGCAGAAGGAGGCATGATTCGCCGAGACCTGGATGAGCCTCTGGTCATTGAAGATCTGCTGGCGCTGCAAGGCGCCGAGTCCACCGTGATTATGCCCACCACCACGGTTCCCGCCGGACGCTACAACTGGATTCGGCTGTATGTGCAAAGCGGAGACGGCAACACGTATGTGATCGATGATAATGGTGGCGAATTCCCCCTGTATGTTCCCGGCCAGCAGAATAACCAGGACCGCGAACGGCATGTCCAGTTGGTCAGCGGCTTTGTCGTTCCTGTCGACGGTGAAGTGAACTTCACTCTGGATGTCGATCTCCGCCGGGCTATCACCAAACCGGCTAACAAAGACTATTATCTGCTTCGGCCGGCAATTCGTATCGTTGATAACAGTACGGTTGGCATCATTGAAGGCACAGTCAGTGATGCGCTGATTAATGACGAAGCATGCACCTCTGTGATGGAAGGTGACACCCTTGAAGGCAACGCAGTGTATCTTTTCACCGGCAATGATGCGGTCACGGGTGATGTTTTTGTGGATGATCAGGGGAATCCAGCTGACAGCGACAATCCTGTCACAACTGCTACGGTAACCTACAACCCTGATAGTGATAGCTACGAATACCAGATAGGGTTTGTACCGGAAGGCGATTACACCGTGGCCTTTACCTGTCAGGCACTGGACGACATGCCTGATAGCGATGACGACCTGACATTTTCCGCACAACGCAATGTCAACGTGACGGCTGAACAGACAGAGGTCGCCGACTTGCCGGAAGAAGAAGTCATTACCACTCCATAA
- the lptG gene encoding LPS export ABC transporter permease LptG: MRLLKRYFWRAVLIPTLAILGIIVGLDCLFGFIYELEGLRGDYQAMQALQFILTTTPRRVHEYLPMAILLGTLIGLGLLANSGELSVIRASGVSTLKVSWLVLRPVFLLILLSIPLGEYLTPYSEQVAQSNRSMAEGGGEALRSKYGYWHREGAEFIHINAVQPNGVLYGLTRYRFDDNHKLVETQFVERAIYQGDYWSLEGIKGTRLSDEGAEIFNRDNAQWQTKLTPQLLSIVVLEPDHLAMAKLLEYTDYLKRQGLETADYMLSFWQKLFMPLATIGMVLIAISFVFGPLREVTMGLRLTAGIVAGLIFHYGQQFFGQLSLVFHTEPLMAAVVPPALCLILGVWLLQRVR; the protein is encoded by the coding sequence GTGAGACTGTTGAAACGCTACTTCTGGCGGGCGGTGCTGATACCCACCCTTGCCATCCTTGGCATTATCGTAGGCCTGGATTGTCTGTTCGGGTTTATTTACGAACTGGAAGGCCTGCGTGGTGATTACCAGGCCATGCAGGCCCTGCAGTTTATCCTCACGACAACGCCGCGCCGGGTGCACGAATATCTGCCAATGGCGATTTTGCTGGGCACGCTGATCGGCCTGGGCTTGCTGGCCAATAGTGGTGAGTTGTCGGTGATTCGGGCCTCCGGTGTTTCTACGCTGAAGGTAAGTTGGCTGGTGTTGCGCCCGGTTTTCCTGCTGATTCTCCTGTCCATCCCTCTCGGTGAGTATCTGACCCCTTATTCGGAACAGGTGGCGCAGAGTAACCGTTCCATGGCCGAGGGGGGTGGCGAGGCGCTACGTTCCAAATACGGTTATTGGCACCGGGAAGGCGCAGAGTTTATCCATATCAATGCGGTGCAACCTAATGGCGTGCTCTACGGGCTGACCCGTTATCGTTTTGATGATAATCACAAACTGGTAGAAACCCAGTTTGTGGAGCGGGCGATTTACCAGGGGGATTACTGGTCATTGGAGGGCATCAAGGGAACCCGACTTTCCGATGAGGGCGCTGAAATATTCAACCGCGACAACGCTCAGTGGCAAACCAAACTGACCCCGCAACTGCTCAGCATTGTGGTACTGGAGCCGGATCATCTGGCCATGGCCAAGCTGCTTGAATACACCGATTACCTGAAGCGTCAGGGGCTGGAAACCGCCGACTACATGCTCAGTTTCTGGCAGAAGCTGTTCATGCCGCTGGCCACCATCGGAATGGTGTTGATTGCCATTTCGTTTGTGTTTGGTCCACTGCGAGAGGTGACCATGGGCCTGCGCCTGACGGCGGGGATTGTGGCTGGGCTGATCTTTCATTACGGCCAGCAGTTCTTTGGCCAATTATCGCTGGTATTTCATACCGAACCATTGATGGCGGCGGTTGTGCCCCCGGCACTGTGTCTGATCCTGGGTGTCTGGCTACTGCAACGGGTCCGCTAA
- the lptF gene encoding LPS export ABC transporter permease LptF, protein MGQPLILHRYINRQVFMTTVMVTFILVMVLVSGRFIKYLAEAAAGEIAADALFLVMAFRMPEFLQMIVPLSLYIGLLLVLGRMHMDNEMVVLQAGGQGNSRIVRSLILPILMATTLVAMFSLYVTPRGDAEVNRIFEEQKDRSVLELLTPGRFHVKGSSNTQRATYAEQMNREKGVLENVFVADARFQARGEADRLLTVWAKSGKLVQEDGISYLLLTEGFQYQGKPGRSDYKEIGFKEARVRIGKERTDSRPPKVRGRPTAELIEERDNSRDAMAELQWRISLILTVPIMALAAIPLARVNPRQGRFYRLIPAVLGYMLYVGMLLVTRSAIEDHEGALPWYLHTGWVHLVAVVVVFLLYFGGRIFRRRRRA, encoded by the coding sequence GTGGGCCAGCCCTTGATTCTTCACCGTTATATTAACCGGCAAGTCTTCATGACCACCGTCATGGTCACCTTTATTCTGGTGATGGTGCTGGTCAGTGGACGCTTCATCAAATACCTCGCAGAGGCCGCCGCCGGTGAAATCGCCGCTGATGCACTGTTCCTGGTAATGGCGTTCCGGATGCCGGAATTTCTGCAGATGATCGTTCCCCTGAGTCTCTATATCGGCCTGCTGCTGGTGCTCGGGCGCATGCATATGGACAACGAGATGGTGGTGCTGCAGGCCGGTGGCCAAGGCAATAGCCGGATTGTTCGTTCCCTGATACTGCCGATTCTCATGGCTACCACCCTGGTGGCCATGTTTTCCCTCTATGTGACACCTCGCGGGGATGCGGAGGTCAATCGCATTTTTGAAGAGCAGAAGGACCGCTCTGTGCTGGAGCTGCTCACCCCGGGACGCTTCCATGTAAAGGGCTCCAGCAATACCCAGCGTGCCACCTATGCGGAACAGATGAACCGGGAAAAAGGGGTGCTGGAGAATGTGTTTGTGGCAGATGCCCGTTTCCAGGCCCGGGGTGAAGCGGATCGCCTGCTGACGGTATGGGCCAAGAGCGGCAAGCTGGTTCAGGAGGATGGCATCAGTTATCTGCTGCTGACAGAAGGTTTCCAGTATCAGGGCAAGCCGGGCCGGAGCGACTATAAAGAAATCGGCTTCAAGGAAGCGCGGGTACGGATCGGCAAGGAGCGTACCGACAGTCGCCCTCCCAAGGTCCGTGGCCGGCCGACCGCGGAATTGATCGAGGAACGAGACAATAGTCGCGATGCCATGGCTGAACTGCAGTGGCGTATTTCCCTCATTCTTACCGTACCGATTATGGCACTGGCGGCGATTCCGCTGGCCCGGGTCAATCCGCGCCAGGGGCGCTTTTACCGGCTGATCCCGGCGGTGCTGGGCTACATGCTGTATGTGGGTATGCTGCTGGTGACACGTAGTGCCATTGAGGATCATGAGGGGGCATTGCCCTGGTATCTGCATACCGGCTGGGTGCATTTGGTAGCCGTGGTGGTGGTGTTTCTGTTGTATTTCGGTGGGCGGATTTTCCGTCGCAGGAGGCGGGCGTGA
- a CDS encoding valine--tRNA ligase yields the protein MDKTYQPDRIEQAWYENWEKAGYFKPSGQGDSFCIMIPPPNVTGSLHMGHAFQDTIMDTLVRYRRMQGRNTLWQVGTDHAGIATQMVVERKLAGEGTNRHELGRDKFLEKVWEWKGESGGTITRQLRRMGASVDWTRERFTMDDGLSNAVREVFVRLHKEGLIYRGKRLVNWDPTLHTAISDLEVENVEEQGHMWHFRYPLSDGSGHLVVATTRPETMLGDTAVAVHPEDPRYKDMIGKTIRLPLADRDIPIIADDYVDPDFGSGCVKITPAHDFNDYEVGKRHDLPMINILTIDAALNDEVPEPYRGMDRVDARKKVVDDLDALGLLEKVADHTLQVPRGDRSGVVIEPYLTDQWFVAVEELAKPAIAAVENGDIQFVPKNYENMYFSWMRDLQDWCISRQLWWGHRIPAWYDNDGNVYVGRNEEEVRANNNLGDIPLTQDEDVLDTWFSSALWTFSTLGWPEDTDALRTFHPTDVLVTGFDIIFFWVARMIMMTLKFTDQVPFKKVYVHGLVRDNDGQKMSKSKGNVLDPLDMIDGITLDALVEKRTKGLMQPQKEKQITKRTHKDFPDGINPYGTDALRFTFLSLASTGRDIKWDMGRIEGYRNFCNKIWNAARYVMMNTEGEDCGLSGEVELSLADRWIISALQRAEREVSEALDSFRFDVASHAAYEFIWNEYCDWYLELSKPVLWGDDYSEAQKRGTRRTLVTVLEAILRLAHPFMPFITEEIWQKIGPMAGKSGHTIMLQAFPASDASKIDEEAETGAEWVKAVITAVRNIRGEMGIPMGKALPLFLHNGKDSDKALLDANRTFLSKLAKLESITWLSADDSAPASATALVGDMEILVPMAGLIDKDAEIERLSKEIDKLRKEVGRAEVKLKNPKFVDKAPQAVVDKEKAKLDDYRSQQAKLEEQLEKIKYL from the coding sequence ATGGACAAGACTTATCAACCCGATCGCATCGAACAGGCCTGGTACGAAAACTGGGAAAAAGCCGGTTATTTCAAGCCGTCCGGCCAGGGTGATTCCTTTTGCATCATGATTCCGCCCCCCAATGTGACCGGCAGCCTGCACATGGGCCATGCCTTCCAGGACACCATCATGGACACCCTGGTGCGCTACCGTCGCATGCAGGGCCGCAATACCCTGTGGCAGGTAGGCACCGACCATGCCGGTATTGCCACCCAGATGGTGGTGGAGCGCAAGCTGGCCGGGGAAGGCACCAACCGCCACGAACTGGGCCGTGACAAGTTCCTGGAGAAAGTCTGGGAGTGGAAAGGCGAATCCGGCGGCACCATTACCCGCCAGCTGCGCCGCATGGGCGCCAGCGTGGACTGGACCCGCGAGCGCTTCACCATGGACGACGGCCTGTCCAACGCGGTACGTGAAGTCTTTGTGCGCCTGCACAAGGAAGGCCTAATCTACCGCGGCAAGCGGCTGGTGAACTGGGACCCGACCCTGCATACCGCCATTTCCGATCTGGAAGTGGAAAACGTGGAAGAACAGGGCCACATGTGGCACTTCCGCTATCCGCTGTCCGACGGTTCCGGGCACCTGGTGGTGGCCACCACCCGCCCGGAAACCATGCTCGGTGACACCGCCGTGGCGGTGCACCCGGAAGACCCGCGCTACAAGGACATGATCGGCAAGACCATTCGCCTGCCGCTGGCAGATCGTGATATCCCCATCATTGCCGACGATTACGTGGACCCGGACTTCGGCTCCGGCTGCGTGAAGATCACCCCGGCCCACGATTTCAACGACTACGAAGTGGGCAAGCGCCACGACCTGCCGATGATCAATATTCTGACCATTGATGCAGCGCTGAATGACGAAGTACCGGAACCCTACCGCGGCATGGACCGGGTCGACGCCCGCAAGAAGGTAGTGGATGATCTGGATGCTCTGGGTCTGCTGGAAAAAGTGGCCGACCACACCCTGCAGGTGCCCCGCGGCGACCGCTCCGGCGTGGTGATCGAACCCTACCTGACCGACCAGTGGTTCGTGGCCGTGGAAGAGCTGGCCAAGCCGGCCATCGCCGCCGTGGAAAACGGCGATATCCAGTTCGTGCCGAAGAACTACGAGAACATGTATTTCTCCTGGATGCGTGATCTTCAGGACTGGTGCATCTCACGCCAGCTGTGGTGGGGCCACCGCATCCCGGCCTGGTATGACAACGACGGCAACGTCTATGTGGGCCGCAATGAAGAAGAAGTACGCGCCAATAACAACCTAGGCGATATTCCCCTGACCCAGGACGAAGACGTGCTCGACACCTGGTTCAGCTCCGCCCTATGGACCTTCTCCACCCTGGGTTGGCCGGAAGATACCGACGCCCTGCGCACCTTCCACCCCACCGATGTGCTGGTCACCGGCTTCGACATCATCTTCTTCTGGGTGGCGAGGATGATCATGATGACCCTTAAGTTCACCGATCAGGTGCCCTTCAAGAAGGTCTATGTGCATGGCTTGGTGCGTGATAACGACGGCCAGAAAATGTCCAAGTCCAAGGGCAATGTGCTCGATCCGCTGGACATGATTGACGGCATCACCCTGGATGCACTGGTGGAAAAGCGCACCAAGGGGCTGATGCAGCCGCAGAAAGAAAAGCAGATCACCAAGCGCACCCACAAGGATTTCCCGGACGGCATCAACCCCTACGGCACCGATGCCCTGCGCTTCACCTTCCTGTCGCTGGCCTCCACCGGCCGCGATATCAAATGGGACATGGGCCGTATCGAGGGCTACCGGAACTTCTGCAACAAAATCTGGAATGCCGCCCGCTACGTGATGATGAACACCGAGGGTGAAGACTGCGGTCTGAGCGGAGAGGTGGAACTGTCTCTGGCAGACCGCTGGATTATTTCGGCTCTTCAGCGCGCCGAGCGGGAAGTCAGCGAGGCCCTGGACAGCTTCCGTTTCGACGTGGCCAGCCATGCCGCCTACGAGTTCATCTGGAACGAGTATTGCGACTGGTACCTGGAACTCTCCAAGCCGGTGCTGTGGGGCGACGACTACTCCGAGGCCCAGAAGCGCGGCACCCGCCGCACCCTGGTGACCGTGCTGGAAGCCATACTGCGTCTGGCTCACCCCTTCATGCCTTTCATCACCGAAGAAATCTGGCAGAAGATCGGCCCCATGGCCGGCAAAAGCGGTCACACCATCATGCTGCAAGCCTTCCCGGCCAGCGACGCCAGCAAGATTGATGAAGAAGCGGAAACCGGCGCGGAATGGGTCAAGGCTGTCATCACTGCGGTGCGCAATATCCGTGGCGAAATGGGTATCCCCATGGGCAAGGCCCTGCCTCTGTTCCTGCATAACGGCAAGGACAGTGACAAGGCCCTGCTGGATGCCAACCGCACCTTCCTCAGCAAACTGGCCAAGCTGGAATCCATCACCTGGCTGAGCGCGGATGATTCCGCCCCGGCCTCCGCCACTGCCCTGGTCGGGGATATGGAAATTCTGGTGCCCATGGCCGGGCTAATCGACAAGGACGCAGAAATCGAACGACTGTCTAAAGAAATCGACAAACTGCGCAAGGAAGTGGGCCGCGCCGAGGTCAAACTGAAGAACCCCAAGTTTGTGGACAAGGCGCCCCAGGCAGTGGTTGACAAGGAAAAGGCCAAACTGGACGACTACCGTTCCCAGCAGGCCAAGCTCGAAGAGCAGCTGGAAAAAATCAAATATCTGTAA
- a CDS encoding DUF2061 domain-containing protein, which yields MLKTFSFGAMHITVAFLVVWAMTGDWRIGGATALVEPCVNTVAYHFHEKIWKRGARGGAVSGTVMA from the coding sequence ATGCTCAAGACATTCAGTTTCGGTGCAATGCACATTACGGTGGCGTTTCTGGTCGTCTGGGCAATGACTGGTGACTGGCGGATTGGTGGGGCGACAGCCCTTGTGGAACCCTGTGTGAATACGGTGGCCTACCACTTTCACGAGAAGATCTGGAAACGAGGGGCCCGTGGTGGGGCCGTGAGCGGAACGGTCATGGCGTAG
- a CDS encoding TetR/AcrR family transcriptional regulator codes for MQNSSSDIDAIRQVVNQVLEVHAREEGGQRSQARSEILIHSMQVFAQRGLQRTTVQHLLDASDVSRRTFYKYFRNKMDVLESIYRIFVDNMLLHFHKEVKQASSARDIIRNTTKVYFDYHVSMGPIIKLMMEEARSSASALAPHRIRAQDIASEVLTAQISRYTGKSYEPLVFRTMLWMLENYSLYIFEDGGFSQERLDLCEKVAIGIAESLVLGEVTPGMLERPAS; via the coding sequence GTGCAGAATTCAAGCAGTGACATCGATGCGATCCGCCAGGTGGTGAATCAGGTGCTGGAGGTGCACGCCCGGGAAGAGGGGGGGCAGCGCTCCCAGGCCCGGTCGGAAATTCTGATCCACTCCATGCAGGTGTTTGCCCAGCGGGGTCTGCAGCGCACCACTGTGCAGCATCTGCTGGATGCTTCCGATGTGTCCCGACGTACCTTCTACAAGTATTTCCGTAACAAGATGGACGTGCTGGAAAGCATCTATCGCATCTTTGTGGACAATATGCTGCTGCACTTCCACAAGGAGGTGAAGCAGGCTTCTTCGGCCCGTGACATCATCCGTAATACCACCAAGGTTTACTTTGACTACCACGTAAGTATGGGGCCGATCATCAAGCTGATGATGGAAGAGGCGCGCTCCTCGGCCTCTGCACTGGCGCCTCACCGGATCCGGGCCCAGGATATTGCCTCCGAGGTGCTCACTGCCCAGATTAGCCGTTACACCGGCAAGAGCTATGAGCCCCTGGTGTTCCGAACCATGCTGTGGATGCTGGAAAACTATTCCCTGTATATCTTCGAGGATGGCGGCTTTTCCCAGGAGCGACTGGACCTGTGCGAGAAGGTCGCCATCGGCATTGCCGAATCCCTGGTGCTCGGAGAGGTAACGCCGGGCATGCTGGAACGCCCGGCATCCTGA
- a CDS encoding DNA polymerase III subunit chi yields MTEVTFYLSNKAGDGVRQALAWRIADKAQKQGRLVYIHCRDADHARQLDDQFWQAPSAGFLPHAIQQQGDAPVILGHGGDPGDHHDVLINLTDQVPDFASRFQRVAEMISGAENERQAGRERFRFYRERGFPVTTHELG; encoded by the coding sequence ATGACTGAAGTCACTTTCTACCTGAGCAACAAGGCCGGCGATGGCGTCCGCCAGGCCCTGGCTTGGCGCATTGCTGACAAGGCCCAGAAACAGGGCCGCCTGGTCTATATTCATTGCCGGGATGCGGACCATGCACGACAACTGGACGACCAGTTCTGGCAAGCTCCTTCCGCTGGCTTCCTTCCCCATGCAATCCAGCAGCAAGGGGACGCGCCAGTCATTCTGGGCCACGGCGGAGACCCCGGCGATCACCACGATGTGTTGATCAACCTGACCGATCAGGTGCCGGATTTTGCCTCCCGTTTCCAGCGGGTTGCAGAGATGATCAGCGGCGCCGAGAATGAAAGACAGGCTGGGCGCGAGCGATTCCGCTTTTACCGTGAGCGGGGCTTCCCGGTCACCACCCACGAACTGGGCTGA
- a CDS encoding methyltransferase has product MKKDMTVVEVWPGAKGWYTAILAPYLREDGTFYAAQFPPDSDISYYTRSLTLFKAHLTKHPALYDQVRITHLYPPAYSDIAPAGTADRVLTFRNVHNWAKAGKTEAVFASFFKALKPGGILGVVEHRAPEGRSLEEQIESGYMTESYVIAQAEKAGFHLAKQSEINANPQDSADHPAGVWTLPPSLRLGDQDREKYLAIGESDRMTLKFVKPE; this is encoded by the coding sequence GTGAAAAAGGACATGACCGTGGTGGAAGTCTGGCCCGGCGCCAAGGGCTGGTACACCGCCATTCTCGCACCCTACCTGCGCGAGGATGGCACCTTTTACGCCGCCCAGTTTCCGCCGGACAGTGACATCAGCTATTACACCCGCTCACTGACCCTGTTCAAGGCGCACCTGACGAAACACCCGGCTCTCTACGATCAGGTCCGCATCACCCATCTATATCCGCCAGCCTACAGCGACATTGCCCCCGCAGGCACCGCCGATCGGGTGCTCACGTTCCGCAATGTGCATAACTGGGCCAAGGCAGGCAAGACGGAAGCGGTCTTTGCCAGCTTCTTCAAGGCTCTGAAACCCGGTGGCATTCTTGGCGTAGTAGAACATCGTGCGCCGGAGGGACGCTCACTGGAAGAGCAGATTGAAAGCGGCTACATGACCGAAAGCTATGTGATCGCACAGGCAGAGAAAGCCGGCTTCCATCTGGCAAAACAGTCGGAAATCAACGCCAACCCGCAGGACAGCGCCGACCACCCCGCCGGGGTATGGACGCTGCCACCGTCATTGCGGCTGGGTGATCAGGACAGGGAGAAATATCTGGCGATCGGGGAGAGTGATCGCATGACGCTGAAATTCGTGAAGCCAGAATAA